In Plasmodium falciparum 3D7 genome assembly, chromosome: 13, the following are encoded in one genomic region:
- a CDS encoding UDP-N-acetylglucosamine pyrophosphorylase, putative has translation MQKVFELLEQYNQDLLLEYFKKFPSFDFNNLNANDLEHFLQNLNKIKNEDKEKKEYLISPPEIIDIDSIYNCSKPPNGSIFINTYKKENLCNELNEIGIEIIKKNQVSVLFLAGGLGSRLGLNKPKVLLEVTPLTNKTFLQFFFEQIIFLQEYCSLYEKKEHLNKINDNHKLVNSDNFKKGINNNIHINKNNDMYSNNNNNNNIDYNKSEHSKSSITNLNNIKGTNYNKCKINLDKHQFKNQEKKETLIYIYIMTSNFTHDNIVTYLQNNNFFGLKKEQVIFFKQCDNFSTDMNYNLLLSSPEIFLENPGGNGCIFKALDRYNIIDHMIKQNIKYTQIISIDNILNKIADPILIGFSSSFNCDIANKAVQREDEESMGVFCLKEKVKNKINKKYNKKNKDNIFKNDNNTFSVCEYTELNECILNNKELFKYGNICHHIITVDFLKHIVKNRIYNKLKLHKIIRKKQYTDIPSLINDNNEHLINSKVFCYEYFIFDIFKYARNILSLEVNRQKEFYPIKNKNNEYGILNAQKALSNLHKSWLQYKNINIIDNKDEEKNFCEISPLVSYDGTFFFELPQKRDINLPYILQRNINS, from the coding sequence ATGCAAAAAGTTTTTGAACTGTTAGAACAATACAATCAAGATTTGCTTCTAGAGTATTTTAAAAAGTTTCCATCATttgattttaataatttaaatgcgAACGATTTAGAacattttttacaaaatttgaacaaaataaaaaatgaagataaagaaaagaaagaatatttaatatCACCACCTGAAATTATTGATATTGATAGTATTTATAATTGTAGTAAGCCACCAAATGGTAGTATATTTatcaatacatataaaaaagaaaatttatgtaatgaattaaatgaaataGGTATAGAGATTATTAAGAAAAATCAAGTTTCTGTTTTATTCTTAGCTGGAGGATTAGGTTCTAGGCTTGGATTAAATAAACCTAAAGTATTATTAGAAGTCACTCCTTTGACGAATAAAACgtttttacaatttttttttgagcaaattatttttttacaggAATATTGCTCACtctatgaaaaaaaagaacatcttaataaaataaatgataaccATAAATTAGTTAATAgtgataattttaaaaagggcataaacaataatatacatattaataagaaCAATGATAtgtatagtaataataataataataataatatagattataataaaagtgaACATAGCAAATCATCAATTAccaatttaaataatataaaaggcACAAATTATAACAAATGTAAGATAAATTTGGATAAACATCAATTTAAGaatcaagaaaaaaaagaaacactcatttacatttatattatgaccTCAAACTTTACCCATGATAATATAGTTacatatttacaaaataataatttttttggtttGAAAAAGGAAcaagtaatattttttaaacaatGTGATAATTTCTCAACAGATATGAATTATAATTTACTTTTATCAAGTCCAGAAATCTTTTTAGAAAATCCTGGAGGAAATGGATGTATTTTTAAAGCTTTAGATAGATACAATATAATAGATCATatgataaaacaaaatattaaatatacacaGATTATAAgtatagataatatattaaataaaatagcaGACCCAATACTAATAGGATTCAGTTCATCCTTCAATTGCGATATAGCTAACAAAGCGGTCCAAAGGGAAGATGAGGAATCGATGGGTGTCTTCtgtttaaaagaaaaagttaaaaataaaataaataaaaaatataataaaaagaataaagacaatatattcaaaaatgataataatacattttccGTATGTGAATATACTGAATTAAATGAGTgcattttaaataataaagaattatttaaatatgggAATATATGTCATCATATAATTACAGtagattttttaaaacacattgtaaaaaataggatatataataaattgaaattacataaaataataaggaaaaaacAATATACTGATATTCCATCTttaattaatgataataatgaacatCTAATTAATTCTAAAGTTTTTTGTTAtgaatatttcatttttgatATTTTCAAATATGCTCGTAATATCCTATCCCTAGAAGTTAATAGGCAGAAGGAATTTTAtccaataaaaaataaaaataatgaatacgGAATATTAAATGCCCAAAAAGCATTAAGTAATTTACATAAATCATGGcttcaatataaaaatattaatattatagataataaagatgaagaaaaaaatttttgtGAAATATCTCCCCTTGTTTCTTATGATGGAACATTCTTTTTTGAATTGCCACAAAAGAGGGATATAAATCTGCCATATATTTTGCAAAGGAATAttaattcataa
- a CDS encoding kelch protein K13 yields MEGEKVKTKANSISNFSMTYDRESGGNSNSDDKSGSSSENDSNSFMNLTSDKNEKTENNSFLLNNSSYGNVKDSLLESIDMSVLDSNFDSKKDFLPSNLSRTFNNMSKDNIGNKYLNKLLNKKKDTITNENNNINHNNNNNNLTANNITNNLINNNMNSPSIMNTNKKENFLDAANLINDDSGLNNLKKFSTVNNVNDTYEKKIIETELSDASDFENMVGDLRITFINWLKKTQMNFIREKDKLFKDKKELEMERVRLYKELENRKNIEEQKLHDERKKLDIDISNGYKQIKKEKEEHRKRFDEERLRFLQEIDKIKLVLYLEKEKYYQEYKNFENDKKKIVDANIATETMIDINVGGAIFETSRHTLTQQKDSFIEKLLSGRHHVTRDKQGRIFLDRDSELFRIILNFLRNPLTIPIPKDLSESEALLKEAEFYGIKFLPFPLVFCIGGFDGVEYLNSMELLDISQQCWRMCTPMSTKKAYFGSAVLNNFLYVFGGNNYDYKALFETEVYDRLRDVWYVSSNLNIPRRNNCGVTSNGRIYCIGGYDGSSIIPNVEAYDHRMKAWVEVAPLNTPRSSAMCVAFDNKIYVIGGTNGERLNSIEVYEEKMNKWEQFPYALLEARSSGAAFNYLNQIYVVGGIDNEHNILDSVEQYQPFNKRWQFLNGVPEKKMNFGAATLSDSYIITGGENGEVLNSCHFFSPDTNEWQLGPSLLVPRFGHSVLIANI; encoded by the coding sequence atggaAGGAGAAAAAGTAAAAACAAAAGCAAATAGTATCTCGAATTTTTCTATGACGTATGATAGGGAATCTGGTGGTAACAGCAATAGTGATGATAAAAGCGGAAGTAGTAGCGAGAATGATTCTAATTCATTTATGAATCTAACTAGTGATAAAAATGAGAAAACGGAAAATAATAGTTTCcttttaaataatagtaGTTATGGAAATGTTAAAGATAGCCTATTAGAATCCATTGATATGAGTGTATTAGATTCGAACTTTGATAGTAAAAAAGATTTTTTACCAAGTAATTTATCAAgaacatttaataatatgtctaaagataatataggaaataaatatttaaataaattgttaaataaaaaaaaagatactattacaaatgaaaataataatattaatcataataataataataataatctgacagcaaataatataactaataatcttattaataataatatgaattctCCATCAATTATGAATACCAACAAAAAAGAGAATTTTTTAGATGCAGCAAATCTTATAAATGATGATTCTGGATtaaacaatttaaaaaaattttcaactgtaaataatgtaaatgatacttatgaaaagaaaattattgaAACGGAATTAAGTGATGCTAGTGATTTTGAAAATATGGTAGGTGATTTAAGAattacatttattaattGGTTAAAAAAGACACAAATGAATTTTATTCgagaaaaagataaattatttaaagatAAGAAAGAACTAGAAATGGAAAGAGTACGATTGTACAAAGAATTAGAAAACCGtaaaaatattgaagaaCAGAAATTACATGatgaaagaaagaaattagatattgatatatctaatggttataaacaaataaaaaaagaaaaagaagaacatAGGAAACGATTTGATGAAGAAAGATTAAGATTTTTACAAGAAATcgataaaattaaattagtattatatttagaaaaagaaaaatattatcaagaatataaaaattttgagaatgataaaaaaaaaattgttgaTGCAAATATTGCTACTGAAACTATGATTGATATTAATGTTGGTGGAGCTATTTTTGAAACATCTAGACATACCTTAACACAACAAAAAGATTCATTTATAGAGAAATTATTAAGTGGAAGACATCATGTAACCAGAGATAAACAAGGAAGAATATTCTTAGATAGGGATAGTGAGTTATTTAGAATTATACTTAACTTCTTAAGAAATCCGTTAACTATACCCATACCAAAAGATTTAAGTGAAAGTGAAGCCTTGTTGAAAGAAGCAGAATTTTATGGTATTAAATTTTTACCATTCCCATTAGTATTTTGTATAGGTGGATTTGATGGTgtagaatatttaaattcgATGGAATTATTAGATATTAGTCAACAATGCTGGCGTATGTGTACACCTATGTCTACCAAAAAAGCTTATTTTGGAAGTGCTGTATTGAATAATTTCTTATACGTTTTTGGTGGTAATAACTATGATTATAAGGCTTTATTTGAAACTGAGGTGTATGATCGTTTAAGAGATGTATGGTATGTTTCAagtaatttaaatatacctAGAAGAAATAATTGTGGTGTTACGTCAAATGGTAGAATTTATTGTATTGGGGGATATGATGGCTCTTCTATTATACCGAATGTAGAAGCATATGATCATCGTATGAAAGCATGGGTAGAGGTGGCACCTTTGAATACCCCTAGATCATCAGCTATGTGTGTTGcttttgataataaaatttatgtcATTGGTGGAACTAATGGTGAGAGATTAAATTCTATTGAagtatatgaagaaaaaatgaataaatggGAACAATTTCCATATGCCTTATTAGAAGCTAGAAGTTCAGGAGCAGCTTTTAATTACCTTAATCAAATATATGTTGTTGGAGGTATTGATAATGAACATAACATATTAGATTCCGTTGAACAATATCAACCATTTAATAAAAGATGGCAATTTCTAAATGGTGTACcagagaaaaaaatgaattttgGAGCTGCCACATTGTCAGATTCTTATATAATTACAGGAGGAGAAAATGGCGAAGTTCTAAATTCATGTCATTTCTTTTCACCAGATACAAATGAATGGCAGCTTGGCCCATCTTTATTAGTTCCCAGATTTGGTCACTCCGTTTTAATagcaaatatataa